The DNA segment CATTGTAATAATTCCAATCCATTTGATTGCATTGATCTTATTGTAATTTTCCTCTTCTGTCATTTTAGCACTCCCATTGCAATAAATCCTTTATTTGTAAGTATTTTCCGCTATTAAGATATACCTTAATCATACTTCTTTCATGTAAATTTTATAAATTCGAATTACAGATTAAGTCATATTTTACATGATTCCACCTATTTTGTATTCATTCGGTAATGAAACTCTTGAAATAATACAGAACGAATAAGAAACGATGACGAATACCCTAAAGGGCTTTTAATTTTTTTTCACCGTGGTAGGATAGCATTTGTTGAAGGAACAACCCTTCATTTTCATCAGCACTTAGAGATTGTATGGAACATTGTCGCTTAGAATCCACAGTCAACTTCTCTTACAGTACGTAGGAAAAAAACTATATTTAACCAACAAAGGAGATCAATATAACATGAAAAACTTTAAGTCGAAATTTTTTATAGCAAGCGCAACTTTAGCTTTAACAGGTGTCATGGCTGTTTCAAACCCAACAGAGGCTTCTGCTGCTGAATATACTTCTAGCACTTGGGAAGCTCGTTCAGTAGATGAGATCAAACAAGATCTTAAAAGCACTGAAGACGGAAGCACTGAATACACTATCCAATGGGGCGATACATTATCGTCTGTAGCCTTGGCAACTGATTTATCTATTAATGATTTAGTAAACGTAAATGATATAAATAATGCAAACACTATTTATAGTGGCAACACTATTTCTTTATCTGCTGACCAATCAACTGTTACTATTGAAACACCTGAAGAAACTAAAAGCTATGATGTTAGTGCTCCAGAAGTTGTAGAAGTAGAGCCTGTTGAAGAAGCTCCAGTTGTTGAAGAACAAGCTCCTGTTGCTGAAGAAGCACCGGCTGTTGAAGAACAAGCTCCTGCTGCTGAAGAAGCTCCAGTTGTTGAAGAACAACAAGCTCCTGCTGCTGAAGTTGCACCAGTCGTTGAGGAACAAGCTGCTGAAACTGCACCAGCTGGTAAAACAGTTACTGTTGAAGCAACAGCTTATTCAACAAATCAACCTGAATTAAGTGACACTACTGCAACTGGAATCAACTTGAATGAAAATCCAAAAGTGATTGCTGTTGACCCAAGTGTTATTCCATTAGGTTCAACTGTCTACATTCCAGGACAAGGTACATTTATTGCTGGTGATACTGGTAGTGCCATCAAAGGAAACCGTATTGATGTTCACATGACTGATTTAAACCAAGCATTAGCTTTTGGTAGACAATCAATGGAAGTTCAAATTTTAAACTAATACCACTAAATTAAACTTAACTTATTCATATCCCCCAGATGTTGAATAATTAAAAAGATCCACCTAAGAGAGTTCAATCTTTTAGGTGGATTTTTTTGTTACTTATTTATAACTTGAATAGGTATGTGAGCAGACTGTTCAAAATCAAATAATCCTAGATCTGTTAATTTTAATTTTGGAATAACCGGAAGGGTTAAAAAGGATAATGTCAAAAATGGATTGAAATTTAATTCTTCTCCAATAGTGGCAACTGCCTGATTCAGTTCTTTTAAATTTTGGTCAACAACTAAATAATCCAATTCTGTCATTAGTCCTGCTACAGGTAACGCTAATGAAGCGAGTACTTCTTGTCCTGCTACTACAGCTAAACCACCATTGGTTTTGATAACTTGTTCGACTGCTTTTAGTATTTCCTGATCAGAAGTTCCCACTGCTACGATATTGTGTGAATCGTGCGCCACAGTTGTAGCAATTGCTCCTTTTTTTAAATGGAATCCCTTTACGATACCTAAGCCTACATGATTGGTCCCATTATGTCGTTCAATAACAGCAATTTTCAATTGATCATTCTCGGTTGAAGAGACAAAACAGTCGTTTTTAACTGTGACATTTTCCTTTAAATGATTAGTTACTAAACTATTAGGAATAATTCCGATAACGTTACACAAGGAATCTGCTAAAGGTATCGCTAACGCTGCTGTTGTTAATTCTTGGGTGTTTATTTTTGCTAAATCCGCACCTATAAGCTTTTTTTCCACATTGGACTTAAATAAATCATCATTTAATTTACCTTGGTCTGAAATGATAACTCCTTTTTTATATACTTGATCAATAGCAACGGTTTCTAAATCATCCAAAATCAAAAAATCGGCTTGGTAACCTGGAGCAATAGCACCTAAATGTTTCAAATTAAAGCATTCTGCTGTATTTAACGTTCCCATTTGGATAGCCGTTATAGGGTCTAGTCCTTTTTGAATAGCCAATCGTACAATATGGTCGATGCTACCCTCTGCTAATAAGTCATCAATCAATTTATCATCTGTAACAAATAAACACCTTCTAGCATTTTTTGCTGTTATGGCAGGTAATAAGGCCGTTAAGTCTTTAGCTACTGTTCCTTCTCGAATCATTAAGTACATACCCAAATCTAAACGGTCTTTTGCTTCTTGTGCATCAATACTCTCATGATCTGTCCGAATCCCAGCTGTTAAATAGATATTTAGTTCTTCCCTTGTCAAACCGGCAGCATGCCCATCAATGAAACCATTTGCTTCTTGGACCATGGCAATTTTATCCATCATAACGCTATCGCCATTTTTAACGGAGAAAAAGTCCATTACTTCCGCTAAGCCTAATACTTCTGGCTCTGATAAGAAAGGTTCAAGTTGTTCGGCGTTCAATAGTGCACCGTTATTTTCAAATGCTGTTGCTGGGACACAAGAAGATAACATAACATAAATATCCATTGGCAATTTTTTGGCTTCTTCTAGCATAAATTGAATGCCATCCACTCCAGCTACATTAGCAATTTCATGCGGAT comes from the Carnobacterium sp. 17-4 genome and includes:
- the ade gene encoding adenine deaminase produces the protein MRNVETGTLEKRIKVAAKKIPADLVVKNGTIVNVFTGEFMSGDIAITEGMIVGIGSYDGVETIDAQNKVIVPGFIDGHVHIESSLLTPKEFSKVVLQHGVTSVVTDPHEIANVAGVDGIQFMLEEAKKLPMDIYVMLSSCVPATAFENNGALLNAEQLEPFLSEPEVLGLAEVMDFFSVKNGDSVMMDKIAMVQEANGFIDGHAAGLTREELNIYLTAGIRTDHESIDAQEAKDRLDLGMYLMIREGTVAKDLTALLPAITAKNARRCLFVTDDKLIDDLLAEGSIDHIVRLAIQKGLDPITAIQMGTLNTAECFNLKHLGAIAPGYQADFLILDDLETVAIDQVYKKGVIISDQGKLNDDLFKSNVEKKLIGADLAKINTQELTTAALAIPLADSLCNVIGIIPNSLVTNHLKENVTVKNDCFVSSTENDQLKIAVIERHNGTNHVGLGIVKGFHLKKGAIATTVAHDSHNIVAVGTSDQEILKAVEQVIKTNGGLAVVAGQEVLASLALPVAGLMTELDYLVVDQNLKELNQAVATIGEELNFNPFLTLSFLTLPVIPKLKLTDLGLFDFEQSAHIPIQVINK
- a CDS encoding 3D domain-containing protein, which codes for MKNFKSKFFIASATLALTGVMAVSNPTEASAAEYTSSTWEARSVDEIKQDLKSTEDGSTEYTIQWGDTLSSVALATDLSINDLVNVNDINNANTIYSGNTISLSADQSTVTIETPEETKSYDVSAPEVVEVEPVEEAPVVEEQAPVAEEAPAVEEQAPAAEEAPVVEEQQAPAAEVAPVVEEQAAETAPAGKTVTVEATAYSTNQPELSDTTATGINLNENPKVIAVDPSVIPLGSTVYIPGQGTFIAGDTGSAIKGNRIDVHMTDLNQALAFGRQSMEVQILN